From the Conger conger chromosome 13, fConCon1.1, whole genome shotgun sequence genome, the window ggttatgggtatgggtTTGTTGTacgtgagacgggtgcgtgggggttggacccaaaatgcacgactcagaaacaatagtactgtactgtactgtactgtactggcacacctgaactcacttcagtgtgcattattgttctgcagtgggttggttgcattttctcctggattagttaagtattatttgtttgcttgctgattctaaattcagtttagttgtcattatagtgttctgttgtgtacttgtttgtttgttagctattacaagtggtgtttatttagattcagtgaaactgggttaggtgtttgtttctctcaggtaagctaggctattaagttaggctattgttttactggctggcaggccacagcttttgttgtaggaggagccaatactttgcaccctgctcaggctattagtactggcacacctgaactcacttcagtgtgcattattgttctgcagtgggttggttgcattttctcctggattagttaagtattatttgtttgcttgctgattctaaattcagtttagttgtcattatagtgttctgttgtgtacttgtttgtttgttagctattacaagtggtgtttatttagattcagtgaaactgggttaggtgtttgtttctctcaggtaagctaggctattaagttaggctattgttttactggctggcaggccacagcttttgttgtaggaggagccaatactttgcaccctgctcaggctattagtactggcacacctgaactcacttcagtgtgcattattgttctgcagtgggttggttgcattttctgtattcagcgtcagtgttatttaagcagttgtgtagcgcaccagcggcagctgtgtgcggcagcctcggctacttgcctcggcgtacgaagtcgcaggcgtacaaagtcgggggtgtctatctgcgggtgtccatccaggctgtctgagagcctgatgtttgattttgtttttgctgcctgccctcattccactgtgtagtattccccttgtcctccctagttccctccatgtgtttccttcccatccctgtcctctctcctctccccaggtcccagtcaggtaggaggttcgcctcccgccaacatgggcagaatatctctaacctcatctttcctcccagatcccctggtattgatctctgtgtggctggtggcctctggaactgccagtccgccgtccagaaagcagacttcatatctgcctatgcctcccacctcaaccttgctttaactgaaacgtggctctcaccagagaacacggccaccccggctgccctttcctctgccttctctttttcccacacacccagatcctctggcagaggaggtggcacaggtctcctaatctcatcctcatggagatctagtgtcttctcctcatccctctccttctcctcttttgaatttcatgcggtttctgttactctgccgtgcaaactgtttatcattgttgtttatcgccccccgggtcctctggggaactttttggatgagatggacatcctcctcagctcctcacctgtcaatgacacccccctgatcctcctgggtgacttcaacctcaactcagagtccacccagtctacctttctctccctcctctcttcttttgaccttaccctcactctttcccctcccacccacaaagcaggcaaccttcttgacctcatcttcacaaggagctgcacaacaaccaacctctctgtaacaccactccatatatctgaccactccttcatctctttctctcttccactctcctctaacacccatccatctctcccaccgtccactgtcacctgtcgacggaacctacgccacctgtcttcctccaccctctcatctacaatcctctcctccctaccatctgcggagtctttctctcgactgtctaccgatgatgcggctacaactctcatgtcctccctctcatcttcctttgactctctgtgtcccctcaccaccaaactagctcgggcctccccccccagtccttggctttctgatgctctacgagctgtccgaaccgaactgcgggcggtggagagaaaatggaaaaggtcctgtctccccagtgatatggcttccttccatgccctcttatcatctttccattcctctgtctctctagctaaatcttccttctttcactcgaaaattaacgcggccgcctctaatccccgcaaactgttttcaactttctcctctcttctggccccccctccccccccacccccctcatcactcacacctgatgactttgtctccttctttgaaaagaaggtcgatgctattcgcaattccttctcccaaccctccacccctgctgaccctcctaccctccccaactccctaacctccttttctcccctctctgacgccgacacgctgaaactccttacttcccaccgcccgaccacctgtcctcttgaccccatcccctctcccctcctacaatctatatctgaggacattctcccttttctctcctctctaatcaacacctccctctcttccggcaccatgccctcttccctgaagagggccagagtcactcccctcctcaaaaaacctactctggatccctctgccctgaacaactaccggcctgtctctcttcttccctttctcgctaaaaccctggaacgggcggtctgctcccaactgtccacttatcttctccacaacaatctccatgaccccaaccagtctgccttcaagagtggccactccactgaaaccgccctgctcgcggtcactgaggcactccactctgctaaagcaaaatccctctcctctgtcctcatcttcctcgacctgtcggccgccttcgatacagtcaaccatgagattctgctctcatcgctgtctgggatgggtgtcacaggttctgcactcgcttggttttcctcctacctctctggtcgctcctaccaggtgacttggaggggcgcactctccgaccctcaacccctacgaactggagtcccgcagggctcggttcttgggcctctcctcttctcgctatacaccatgtctcttggttctgttatctcttcccacggcttctcttatcactcctacgctgatgacacccaactcttcatttccttcccccccgacacccaaatcaccacacagatctctgcctgcttggctgatatctctgcatggatgacttcccatcacctgaagctcaaccttgccaaaactgagcttctctacatccctgctaagtcctctccgtcaatcgacctctcactgactgtggaggactttgtagtttcctcctcccgcacggcaaagaatcttggggtgactcttgataactgcctcaccctggctccacaagtagcctccactgccagaacctgcaggttctttctgtttaatatacgccgcatccgtcatctcctgacggagaaagccacccagctcctagtccaggcgctcgtcatttcccgcctggattactgcaactccctcctagccggtctcccagcgtgcgccatcaagcccctccagctggtccagaatgctgcagctcgcttgatcaccagtcagcccaggtcggctcatgtcaccccgcttctcattggcctccactggcttcctattgccgcacgcatccgattcaaggccctagtgttggcatttcaggctgctaaggggactgccccacattacatacaatccctgatcactccctactccccagctagaccactccggtctgccagctctggtcgccttacgattccctctctacgggcacctggcggtcgagctgcacgttcacgcctgttttccgttctggttcctcagtggtggaatgacttacctaccgctgtcaggacagcagaatccctccccctatttcgacgcagactcaaaacacacctcttcaaactctaccttagtcccccctcctgatttaccccgccccccccttctgacacccctatccctgtctaacccccccccaaaaaaaaaaatcaaaaaataaataaataaataaattgcacttatgatgacgactatatgtttagaacagcagtccaggtgtattttcctagttctggatgtgatgctttgacttgtggtagaacctatgcacttgtaaatcgctttggattaaaagcgtctgccaaatgactaaaatgtaaatgtaaatgtaaatagtaaaataaagtcccgttagggctttattcgggacgagtcccaggagcgtagtcaacacaagcaaagtccatacacgaagatccagccaaacaaatacaaaacaaacaaaaagcacggtgccgagggaagaggcaatctcgtagtcggtaggcgtgcagggaggtccggtagcaggagagctgtcagcggggcagatgaacaggcggatggcaggcagaggcgtagtcgtgggcgaagcgggagtcgaaaccatgaaacaatcagcggggcaaaagtacaaaaacggtaggcggggacgtagtcaagaaacaaacgaaggtcacaaaacagaaatcaataatcgatggtcggtaaacaggcgtggatcgtaacgtgtaatcaaacagtaaataatgctcaagagttgcgtggtaaacagaggcagacaatttcgcagtgaacagttgcgcgactgggctgtaaatgcaggtgtagacaggtgtagacaatagttagagcgtagcaaggaaatggaaaacaggtgcgatggatgacaagtttaacaaggagattagtaatcgttagtaataaacctatcctgccctagcattagtaaattagtaaatgacatgcacgagaaacgtaaggtaacatgaacacatgattagtcttgttagtttctacccaatcctgatctagcgttagtagttttagtaaatagacaaatagaaacactaggggagtgaaggacagaacgagagagagagagagagggaaaaggcggaacgcaaggtttgcggaaaaacatgtaaaagtgtatgcataacaacgaccagttaacgaaacaataaacataaatcaaaacataatacaaaacgaaactaagacgataaccattcaacgtaacaaggtaatataatcgtaacgaaacataactagacatgacgagaaaataaatcgtaacaagaaataaactaaacaacatgacgaacctagactaacataatacatgataagacactacgtgactaagacaacatgaataaacataaaacatggcgagacagacctgaaacgtgacagtacgtcgctctggataagagcgtctgccaaatgccaataatgtaatgtaatgtctatcttaacagatgctccaggacctgtagaattttccatataaaaaaaataaataaagaccacccgacatatttaaaaatgcatggcatctaatcctacatcagtttcccCCTTCTTCCCttcattggaattacatggtactgtaGTGAATGTGGTTCTGAGTGGGTCAGTAATCACGGACTAGTGGTTTCACCTGAGTCTCAGCTGCACGTGATTTGCAGCGGGGAGGAACTAATAAATCAGAGCCGAGCGGGCGTGAGAGGGGGCCGGGAGAGTGGTGTTGCAAGGACGTGAGGCTACGGAGCTAAGCCAGCCGACCAAGACAAACATTGCACTCGCACATAGACGGGGGGGAGGTTCGCGTGCTGTCTAGAGCCGCCGGCCTGAAGATAGCTAGCGGGTTGTAGGGCGAGGTTCCTGCGGTAGGCAGGGCTAAAGGGGAAAGCATAGCGGGGATATAGGAGTGCTCCTGTCCGCTCTCCAGCTTGTGGAGAGGCTCTCCTGCCGTTTGTAGAGACGCCTCGCGGCGCTGGTCACCTGCTGCTGTTGACTGACGGGGATCGGACCAGTGCCAAAACCCAGACCCCGTGGGAGGGTCTAGAACCCCGGGCAAGTTAAGTGTTTTAATGGACTTTAAGAAGTGTTTTATGTCCTATGTCTGTGCACTATTTGTTGTGTGATTGGTGTTCGTATTTTagcccagcacagcccagccaTAGCACGGGGGTGGGGGAAGCAGTCGGCTCCCCACCCACCAGGGGCTTCTTGACAGGTGTGCCCATTATCGCACGGGGGGTTTGTAGTGGAAGTAgcttaggtgtgtgtgcagtgcagttgCCGTGTGGGTAGCCTACCTGTGTGTAGTATTATGTGCAGTGTGCATGAGGCCGAGTAGCCTACCTGTGTGCCGTGCCCTAAGGGGGTGAGTCTTTATTGTGGTTCCGGCGTACTGTGGGGGACCTGGTGGGGAAGGTAGCCACCGCAATATCCCATGCCTGTGTCGTGTCTGAGCTGTAGCCCATGCGTGTGTTTTAATAATAAAGATAAATGCTTTGTACCTGAACCTTCTCCTCCAGTAATTGTAGCTTCTAGCCCGAATACTTTATGTGGTCTGGCTCTCTACATCTTCCTATTGGCAACAAGGTTTATTACACTGGTGGCAGCGGAGGGATGGCCTGAGGTGATTTTGCATTACAACAGACTCAAACCTTTCCTCTCCCCAGTACCGGACACAAGCTGCCAGGAGAGTGTACCAAATCGTCAGACCAGGCCCCCACGTCCAGGAGCAAGGGGCAGCACTGGCTGGGTCCGTTGGCGAGCCCCAGGTCCTGCTGGGAggtctggagagggagaggcccaGCAAGCAATACAGAGTACAACGCCCCCTAGGCCCTGCGTTGGAGTGGAAGCAGAGCGACAGACTGGGGACCCGACGCAGAGTGTCCAGCAACCAGCGGATCCAGGAGGAGAGAGCCTGGAGAACACCAGCCAGGACACCCgggaaggagagagactgagcagaGGAGCACCAACCCAGGAGAGTACATCGGCCCCCATACAGGATGGGGGTGGAGAGAGGCCGAGGGGACAACAGACAGTGCAAGGGACACGTCAAGGACGCCAGAGGAGGCCGCCAGTGTGGAGCAGAGACTACGAGATGTGTTGACTCAGGGACGAGTCACATTTAAGGGGGGGGAGAGTGTAGTGAATGTGGTTCTGAGTGGGTCAGTAATCACGGACTAGTGGTTTCACCTGAGTCTCAGCTGCACGTGATTTGCAGCGGGGAGGAACTAATAAATCAGAGCCGAGCGGGCGTGAGAGGGGGCCGGGAGAGTGGTGTTGCAAGGACGTGAGGCTACGGAGCTAAGCCAGCCGACCAAGACAAACATTGCACTCGCACATAGACGGGGGGGAGGTTCGCGTGCTGTCTAGAGCCGCCGGCCTGAAGATAGCTAGCGGGTTGTAGGGCGAGGTTCCTGCGGTAGGCAGGGCTAAAGGGGAAAGCATAGCGGGGATATAGGAGTGCTCCTGTCCGCTCTCCAGCTTGTGGAGAGGCTCTCCTGCCGTTTGTAGAGACGCCTCGCGGCGCTGGTCACCTGCTGCTGTTGACTGACGGGGATCGGACCAGTGCCAAAACCCAGACCCCGTGGGAGGGTCTAGAACCCCGGGCAAGTTAAGTGTTTTAATGGACTTTAAGAAGTGTTTTATGTCCTATGTCTGTGCACTATTTGTTGTGTGATTGGTGTTCGTATTTTagcccagcacagcccagccaTAGCACGGGGGTGGGGGAAGTAGTCGGCTCCCCACCCACCAGGGGCTTCTTGACAGGTGTGCCCATTATCGCACGGGGGGTTTGTAGTGGAAGTAgcttaggtgtgtgtgcagtgcagttgCCGTGTGGGTAGCCTACCTGTGTGTAGTATTATGTGCAGTGTGCATGAGGCCGAGTAGCCTACCTGTGTGCCGTGCCCTAAGGGGGTGAGTCTTTATTGTGGTTCCGGCGTACTGTGGGGGACCTGGTGGGGAAGGTAGCCACCGCAATATCCCATGCCTGTGTCGTGTCTGAGCTGTAGCCCATGCGTGTGTTTTAATAATAAAGATAAATGCTTTGTACCTGAACCTTCTCCTCCAGTAATTGTAGCTTCTAGCCCGAATACTTTATGTGGTCTGGCTCTCTACATCTTCCTATTGGCAACAAGGTTTATTACAGTACTACATGTGGTGAAACCTACGTTCACAACATTTTTAACTTTTGGAATTAATATCACAGTTTCGACTCGTACTTGTAAATCAGCTCACTTGTAAACTAGATCCGTATTTTTTCTTGACAAATCAGCGTCTTCTCCACAGCCAAACATATGCTCACTACCAAGGAtatggttgtttttttcttttttctttttacatgttAAGGAATTTCAGTATGCACTGATCCCAAAATAATCCGCATATATGTTAATAATCCGCATAACACGGTTAATTTGGCGAGTTAAATTCTGTTGAAactatgcatatactgtatagtaaCTGGAGACAATGGGAGGGGCAGGGTTACGCTCCCGGTAGTAATGGGAAACAGATTAATGATATAATTAAGATTCATAGATTAGCCTATTATAAACAACACGATAGAAAGTACTGCATAGGCTGCATAGCCTATAAACCAGAAACGTGATTTGCATAATGACGGGTAACGAAGATGTTTTTCAAATGTCAAGTTTCGAAACAATGTTGAGACGCGCGTTTCGCCCATTTATTGTGCAGGACTTATGATTTCCTGCTTTTTGAATTGTAGTATCAGCCCTCTGGATTCAGGATGCTATAAATGAAACGAACGCGTCATATCGTTATTAGAGCAACGGAGTTTGCGAACAAACCatcactgtcagtgtttttttataattattattattttatcacaGGTACTTAGAAACAAGCAATAAGCTTACAACTCAGAGCCGATCATTGGTATAGACGACATAGGCAGCCATGAAGAGGGGGACGCCAATAATATGCCAAGCCTTAAAATGCATGTTAAATCGAACGAACGCTGCGATCAACACCAATATGCACCCCCCTGTACCGTACTACTGTCGTCGGGCGGGGTCAAGCTTGCCCAGGGCACCAAATGCGCTCGGACCGGTACAGCCGACAGCTATCGTTGATTCACAGGAGGTAAAATTTACAGATGGCCCGTTTTACGAGAAACATTTTGACAGCAGGGAATACTTAAAGGCCTTTGCCGTAGATCCGAGCACCCGCCATGGATTTTTGCCTTTCGTGCTTCGCCACCTGCACAATACATTTTCTACAGGTAAGTGAGCTTCTGGTTTGTGGTGAGAAGGGTGTTTTGCGATCATTTACTGCTGATCCGAAGTATCTAGCATAGTCTTAAAACAAGCACAGGTGCGCGCGTTCTCCTTAACAAACATTTTTGCGTTCTGTTgtaaattattgttttttattccaGGAGATCTCAAGGGCAAAAAGCTGATTGGTTTAGGGAGTGGACCTTCAATCTATATCATAATAAGTGCAAGAAAATGCTTTGAAGAAATAGTGCTGTCCGACTTCACCACCGGAAATCGCAGAGAGATCGAGAAGTGGCTGAAAAACGACGAAGGCAGTTTCGACTGGCATCCCATCATCAAGTTCGTCTGTGAGCTAGAAGGCAAAAGGTACTCTACTCTGTGAATTGTAGTAGTAATATTAATTatcataagaaaaaaaaagcatgccATTTAGAGCACATTATACATAGCCTAGTTAATAAAATTGCTATTTACaacaagtgtgtgtgaaagtgaaagtgtgtTTTTGACTGATCACAAGACACAAATCTATAGAAGTCAGAcgcaaaaaaaagaacagtatGCTGGTAATTGTGGGAAGTGTGTCCCATCTAAACCTTTGTTAGATCATCAATGCTTAGCAATGTTTAATAATGTGTGAATCATTTGCCATCCTTGGTTTAGATGGCCATTTGATGATAGATAAATATTGGCTAGGTGCTAAGAGAaagttatttgtgtgtttttcaccattTCTGGAGCAGCAGGTCACCAGAAGAGGTGGAACAGAAGCTTAGGAAGATTGTGCAGTTCCTGAAATGTGACGTTACACTGGAGAACCCTTTCCAACCTGAGATGATGGAACCGGTGGACTGCATAACGTCTAGTCTTTGTCTGGAGGCGGCCTGCAAGGATCTGGAAACATACCGTCGTGCTGTTGGGAGTATAGCGGCACTCCTCAAACCTGGGGGTACACTGATGCTCACCGGTATTCTCAATCAGTCATACTACTTTGTGGGGAAGCAGAGATTTGATTGCCTGGTTCTTACCCAGAGCATGGTTGAAGAGACCGTAAAGGGACAGGGCTTCTCCATTAAGTTGGTCGACATCCAGCCTgcaacagaagaagaaaaggcGGGTTGTGATGGTGACCCCTTTTTTTATCTGGTTGCCCAGAAAACAGAGTAGGACTTAGTAGCATTGAGGACTCGCTgactttgaaaacatttttaaagatatttgtacacatttacacaagggCAGCTTGTGGCTTTGTGGCTAaggtgactgggacccagaaggttgttggttcaatccctagtgtagccacgataatcTGTatggctgttgggcccttgagcaaggcccttaaccccacattgctccagggggattgtgccctgcttattctaatcaactgtattgtACAATTGAAAATTGATTAATCATATTAAAAGTTACAGCATTCACCTACAGCTTTTGACcatcttttttttgtgcatacaTTGGTCAGTGGGCACATTGTCGCTGTGCCCAGTAATTGACACACTTGATACAAACCACAGGTAGTCTTATCATAGTGTGTAATCTAAGCCTGGAATACACCCAAAAGCGCACACCACTTTCACACAGAAGAAACTACCCTGGAATGTTCAGTTTGCTGTTGGTGTGAAAGGCTTCCATTCTCATTATCAGTCCTGGGCCAGTGAGAAATTTAACTAGAAATGCAAGTGAACAAGAAATATTGGGTCGGCTTCAAAACTGCACCGGCTAGTGAACCGGTTGCACCAGGTGGGCATGGTTTCCACTCCATTTAAATCAAGGGGCTGGCATTCGAGGTATTAGTTACGCCAATTGATATGAAGTCGCCCCCTAGTGATACCATACCTACAGTATGCATGTCCAAGCTTTCAGTACAGTAACACCTACTGCAGAGGGTGGCATTGGCTCagaaggtaagagcagtcggagggttgccggttcgattccctccctgggtgtgtcaaagtgtccctgagcaagacacctaacccccaattgctcctgacgagctagttggtgccttgcattgcagccaattgccgttggtgtgtgaatgtgagtgtgtgtgtgagtg encodes:
- the LOC133108342 gene encoding indolethylamine N-methyltransferase-like, giving the protein MKRGTPIICQALKCMLNRTNAAINTNMHPPVPYYCRRAGSSLPRAPNALGPVQPTAIVDSQEVKFTDGPFYEKHFDSREYLKAFAVDPSTRHGFLPFVLRHLHNTFSTGDLKGKKLIGLGSGPSIYIIISARKCFEEIVLSDFTTGNRREIEKWLKNDEGSFDWHPIIKFVCELEGKSRSPEEVEQKLRKIVQFLKCDVTLENPFQPEMMEPVDCITSSLCLEAACKDLETYRRAVGSIAALLKPGGTLMLTGILNQSYYFVGKQRFDCLVLTQSMVEETVKGQGFSIKLVDIQPATEEEKAGCDGDPFFYLVAQKTE